A portion of the Lolium rigidum isolate FL_2022 chromosome 1, APGP_CSIRO_Lrig_0.1, whole genome shotgun sequence genome contains these proteins:
- the LOC124703564 gene encoding indole-2-monooxygenase-like has product MAQNTNVLYQAMLDTPLQALLLVLPLILLLLVQFAKTASSSKQQAKRLPPSPPGLPVIGHMHLVRIQDPVSLCNLAKKYGGLMLLRLGSVPYLVVSSPRAAEAIMRTHDHQMASRPPSAVADALLYGTSDLVFSPYGEQWRQMKKLVATHLLSVKKVQSYRIARQQEVRLVMAKIREAAAASRTVDLSEMMNTFTSDVVCRALSGKSSKEAGWNKMFKELFQENTALFASFNLENYFPRLAKLLDLLMTKLFHVRNKGEEVNRRWDNVLEMIMQNHEKRTRDGGVLSHEQEEESDFIDALLSAQSECDVNMTRNHIKATLMDMIGAGTDTSYFVLDTAMAELMRRPELMAKLQAEVRNETPDGQQMVEEEDLAGMACLKAVVKETLRLHPPLPLLLPHLSTADCDDVDGYHVLSGTRVFINVWAIGRDPDAWEKPEEFAPERFMEGGSAAAVDFRGSNFEFMPFGAGRRMCPGLNFGLIAAEIMLANLVYCHDWALPAGMEKEDIDMSEMFGISVRRKEKLELLPKPRSEVWSSNPVFPAVVAAPGRSCRSPSGRSSGRRSPSSASGRAPPVGLLRSRVVLFVRPSAAGSHLPRAPASLPPAARRRSPSSPAAGFAPIAGRCPARLRFPS; this is encoded by the exons ATGGCTCAAAACACAAATGTATTGTATCAAGCCATGCTTGACACACCTCTGCAAGCACTGCTATTAGTGCTGCCGCTGATCTTACTCCTGCTAGTGCAGTTTGCCAAAACAGCTAGTAGTAGCAAGCAGCAGGCGAAGCGTCTCCCTCCTTCGCCTCCAGGGCTCCCAGTCATCGGCCACATGCACCTCGTCCGTATCCAAGATCCCGTGTCACTGTGCAACCTTGCGAAGAAATACGGCGGCCTCATGCTACTCCGTCTCGGCTCCGTCCCGTACCTCGTCGTGTCGTCCCCACGCGCCGCCGAGGCGATCATGCGGACGCACGACCACCAGATGGCGTCACGGCCACCTTCGGCGGTAGCCGACGCGCTCTTGTACGGAACATCCGACCTCGTCTTCTCCCCCTACGGCGAGCAATGGCGCCAGATGAAGAAGCTGGTCGCCACGCACCTGCTCAGCGTCAAAAAGGTCCAATCATACCGCATCGCCCGTCAACAAGAG GTGAGGCTGGTGATGGCCAAGATCCGGGAGGCGGCGGCTGCAAGCAGAACCGTTGACCTGAGCGAGATGATGAACACGTTCACGAGCGACGTGGTTTGCCGCGCCTTATCAGGGAAGTCGTCCAAGGAAGCTGGCTGGAACAAGATGTTCAAGGAGCTGTTCCAGGAAAACACAGCTCTGTTTGCGAGTTTTAACCTGGAGAATTACTTCCCAAGGTTAGCAAAACTACTAGATCTGTTGATGACTAAGTTATTTCACGTGCGCAATAAGGGGGAGGAGGTGAATAGGAGATGGGACAATGTACTCGAAATGATTATGCAAAACCACGAGAAAAGAACTAGAGACGGCGGGGTGTTAAGCCATGAGCAAGAAGAAGAAAGCGATTTCATCGATGCCTTGTTATCTGCTCAGTCTGAGTGCGATGTTAACATGACCAGAAACCATATAAAGGCCACGTTGATG GACATGATTGGTGCGGGCACGGACACGTCATATTTCGTGTTGGATACTGCAATGGCTGAGCTGATGCGCAGACCAGAGCTCATGGCCAAGCTACAAGCCGAGGTGAGAAACGAGACACCAGACGGGCAAcagatggtggaggaggaggaccttGCCGGCATGGCATGCCTGAAGGCCGTGGTGAAGGAGACCCTCAGGCTTCACCCACCTCTGCCGCTCCTCCTACCTCACTTGTCCACTGCTGACTGCGACGACGTCGATGGCTACCATGTCCTCTCCGGCACAAGGGTCTTCATCAATGTCTGGGCCATCGGAAGAGATCCTGACGCGTGGGAGAAGCCCGAGGAGTTCGCGCCCGAGAGGTTCATGGAGGGCGGCAGCGCCGCGGCAGTGGACTTCAGGGGGAGTAACTTCGAGTTCATGCCGTTCGGAGCTGGGCGGAGGATGTGCCCTGGCCTCAACTTCGGGTTAATCGCCGCGGAGATAATGCTTGCAAACCTCGTGTATTGTCACGACTGGGCGCTGCCGGCAGGCATGGAGAAGGAGgacatcgatatgtcggagatgtTTGGTATCAGCGTGCGTCGAAAGGAGAAACTCGAGCTTCTTCCCAAACCGCGT agcgaagTTTGGTCCTCTAATCCCGTATTCCCGGCCGTAGTTGCCGCTCCCGGCCGTAGTTGCCGCTCACCGTCCGGccgctcctccggccgccggtcgCCGTCCTCCGCCTCCGGCCGTGCTCCTCCGGTCGGCCTTCTCCGTTCTCGGGTCGTCCTCTTCGTCCGACCATCTGCTGCTGGCTCCCATCTGCCCCGTGCGCCCGCCTCCCTGCCGCCCGCGGCTCGCCGCCGGTCCCCATCTTCCCCGGCCGCCGGCTTCGCTCCCATCGCCGGCCGCTGCCCCGCCCGCCTTCGGTTTCCGTCGTGA